A single genomic interval of Bos javanicus breed banteng chromosome 8, ARS-OSU_banteng_1.0, whole genome shotgun sequence harbors:
- the LOC133253462 gene encoding olfactory receptor 2K2 has protein sequence MQGENLTSWSFFFLEGFSRYPKLEIVLFIFSLLMYLITLLGNSILILITVVDSRLQTPMYLFLGNLSFMDICYTSASIPTLLVNLLSSQKTIVFSGCAVQMYLSLAMGSTECVLLAVMAYDRYVAICSPLRYPVIMNRQVCVQMATISWVTGSLTALLEISFALRIPRCGNLIDHFTCEILAVLKLACTRSLLMDTVMLVISVLLLPIPMLLICISYVFILSTILRISSAEGRNKAFSTCGAHLTVVILYYGAALSMYLKPSSSGSQEIDKIISLLYGVLTPMLNPIIYSLRNKEVKDAVKKVLGKMYLQQTQEHL, from the coding sequence ATGCAAGGCGAAAATCTCACCAGCTGGAGTTTCTTTTTCCTGGAAGGTTTTTCTAGATACCCAAAGTTAGAGATTGTTCTCTTCATCTTCAGCCTTTTAATGTATCTGATAACCCTCTTGGGCAACAGCATTCTTATTTTAATCACTGTCGTAGACTCACGCCTTCAGACTCCCATGTACTTGTTCCTTGGAAATCTCTCTTTCATGGATATTTGTTACACATCTGCTTCGATTCCTACTTTGCTGGTGAACTTGCTGTCATCCCAGAAAACCATCGTCTTTTCTGGGTGTGCTGTACAGATGTATCTGTCCCTTGCCATGGGCTCCACGGAGTGTGTGCTCCTGGCTGTGATGGCGTATGACCGTTATGTGGCCATTTGCAGCCCGCTGAGATACCCCGTCATCATGAACAGACAGGTCTGTGTGCAGATGGCCACCATCTCCTGGGTGACGGGCTCTCTGACAGCCCTGCTGGAAATCAGCTTCGCCCTACGGATACCCCGCTGTGGGAATCTCATTGACCACTTCACGTGTGAAATTCTGGCAGTGCTGAAGCTAGCTTGCACACGGTCTCTGCTCATGGACACAGTCATGCTGGTGATCAGTGTGCTCCTCCTGCCCATTCCAATGCTCTTaatttgcatctcttatgtcttcatCCTTTCCACTATTCTGAGAATCAGCTCAGCAGAGGGCAGAAACAAAGCTTTTTCTACTTGTGGTGCCCACTTGACTGTGGTCATCTTGTATTACGGGGCTGCCCTCTCCATGTACCTAAAGCCTTCTTCATCAGGCTCACAAGAAATAGATAAAATCATCTCGTTGCTTTATGGAGTGCTTACGCCTATGCTGAATCCCATAATTTACAGTTTAAGAAACAAAGAAGTCAAAGATGCGGTGAAAAAAGTGCTGGGCAAAATGTACTTACAACAAACACAGGAACATCTCTGA